CAGTCAAGCCACATGGAGCATACATGGAAGCTCAGTGATCTGGTGCGAGGCAATAACTATAATACCAATAGGTAtcttaatatgaaaaatagataATTGTAGGAGCAAAAATTGACCGTATTTTCTTTGCATCAAGAAACCCACAGAGTTCAGCTGCACCTACAACATTATCAACCAAATGTCACAAGCTTAAATTGGTTAGCatgtaaaatggaaaataaatgaaGCTCTTCAGCTGAAAGATAGAGAACTGCGGTTGCTAAATCTCAACTTAAAAGGAGAGAGCCCCAGCAAGCACAAAGGCAAAATCCAAGACAAacatcaaatgaaaataaatcaatggAAACCTCATATGAAAATGCTCCCAAATGTTTGCTACGTTGTAACTATTGGGAAACTATGAAAGATATCTACATTTGCCCAAAAACAAAGCATATGAAGTTGCTAGCTAATGATATTCTTAAACCCAAGTTTTTCACAgttattttaattgttgtgtTCACAAATACATTGAGtgatgaaaagaaaagcaagtttttcagatttcatcaataaaattcaGAGTACAATTCTCTCCATTGACATTCTTTCAATCTTCTTTAATCTTCTTGAAGGATACATGAATTTCAACACTCTGCAACTGAACAATCCATCAGCTAATTTTACCTTAAACCCCACAAACATAAGTACATTTTCCAAATAATAATGGACAGATATTCATGTTCTATAATTGATACCAACTAATTCAATGAAACACAAAACAAGAAACCACACTGCATATCCATATTACATGGACTCAGATTGATTGTCAAACAAGGatgagttcaaaataaaaatgggtattcttgtttactttttaaatgtttccatatgttcaaaaaaaatattatatattaacaaaattgTGTATATTTGTGTGTATTCGAGTATGTACGAAAGAAGCAGATTTCCTCTTCAAAAGGGTATCCTTGCATTTTAATCCTATTCAAGTATATAACTTGAAAACTGAACTTGAAAGTGACAGAACCAAATcatcaaacaaaatcaaataataattaacatgaCCCTGACATTTCCCTTTCACTTTAATAGCCACCAAAAACTAACCAGGCATGATTTGGAGGCGATCAAGGCCCTGTTTTTCGAAATCAGCAATAATCTTGTAAGCTTCTTGCTGCTTTTCGGGACTCCAACTCTCAATGTGGTGCAAGATATCAATCCCAGAGGGGTTTTCAGCTTTGATTCGCTTGTACTCGACGTCTCCGAGGACAGCCTTGTACATTGCGGCGAAGTCGATGACAGGGACGGTGAGGGTGCCATCCATATCGAAAACGACGCCGCGGAGGCGGGATTTGGCTGCTGCGACAGTGGACATGGGAAAAAGAAGGGATTTGGGGGGCAAGCGGAGGAAGGATTTGGAGAGAAATGAAGGCATTCGAGATTGAGAGAAGGATGGATTTTGGAGGCTATTTATGGGATTGAGGCTTTGGGGGTTTCTGGATTTTGGTGGGCGATTGATGTGAATCATCAGTCATCAATGTGTGGCGGTGAAATTATTAGCTCTAAATAAAAGCCACAAAAAAAATAGAGGCGAAAATAGTGTGAAACGGCACAGCGTATAGGACAAAACGACTTGCAGAAAAGAACCAAAACCTTAAACTACGCAAAGTGCTCTTCTGTTACCGTTTTTTCAGCAGCCGAAACTAGAGCTCTGCAAACATGTCTGGCCTCGCAAATAACAGCGACAAGAAGAATTTCTTCCATTTTCAAAGAGGAGAAACCACAAGAGAgagttttaatttctatttgttCAGTTGTGTCATTGTTTATGCTACCTCGTTGATTATAATGAAGGCAAGTTTTCTTTCCCTTGGAGAGATTGATGAAGCTGATTACGGTTTAGAAAAGAAGAGAATCAAAGAAGCAACTTAGATTATGGTTTGCAGGCATGAACTGTTTGCTATGCGTTTAAAAAGACTAACTCAATTCAATACTGCATTGACATGTTTTTCATGTACTCCTTATGCTTTCATAATAATTGAAGATGAAAGATGCAACTTTCTAAAATAAGAGTAATGTCCGCATGGGATGATAATATCATCTTCGTCTACtgtaataatacttttattatgaaTTCTATAGATGCAGGGTTGAAGATCAAGATTCCTATCTGTATTATACTTAACAATAGTTTTCTGTACACCAATTGCAGCTTTGCATCATATTTCCTCCACCCATATGCAGCAGCGAGTTGGGTTGAAGGTTTGTTTCCTCGACAGTGTCATTACACACTTGTTTGTACATAGCCTGGACTGAAGATGTTGGTCTTTTTCTAAGTTTCAATAATTTAGCGTTTGGTAGTTGGCCTACGTGCTTTACAAGTGCATTGCCTTCATATGCAGAAAAGCATCAAAGGATTTCCCTTAGAGAACTCGTACTTGCATGTCAAATAGACAAGATGTCAAGGAAGGACTCCCaggtaattaaaaatttaacgacTTAGCTGCCTTACAAGTCATTGGATAAATGACAGTTGTACTATACTTTTGAAGTATTACAGAATGATAATTCAATGGAAACGATTCCAAGAAATGAGCTCAATTCATTGTACTCGCTacttttttaacaattttctttGTATAAAGCGTTCTTTTGTTTAGTTAAGGAGATGTTACAATATAATAAAACGAGATGTGGTGATAGAGAGGAAAATTAGAgtagattttggaaaataagtGTTGTGTCATGTATTGGTGATGGAGGGgctaaaaaaaatgagagttACATGGTTATTTTGATTGTAAAAAAGAAAGGTTTAGCATATTCAGTTTGCCcaaaaaatcagaaaaagtCTCTTAAGTGCAACTTTGGATCTTCTATTTCTATTTATAGTCTTtgcaaattaattatctcaaaGAATGgtccaattatatatgtttatcgggttgattaaataataatttaaaaactttaaattaattctcaagtcatttctataCTTGTGAGAAAACATGTTCGTGAATGCGATTTATTTCTCTaacttcattattttcattcatttttgtcatttggttctacatgcaattcatttctggatTCAACGAGCCAGCgaagggaccaattggacatatataattagggctcaaataattcataattaagtttcagccttttgcctattaattataaacttatttagttataaagtcattctactatagtatcgtgattgagctctctataattacataccattacaaaaacTACTTAATAAGTGTTCATCTAATGACACTGTCATAAGTgcgttaccctcataggatattcttaatctctttgggataactttgttctcccaatatgatcctattttatcttatgataacaattatattttccttcatgaaaagtcaattactataagatagtaattaagtcatttatcataAAGACAAACTACTCATGGTTGCGTTTGCTTTTCATCTATTTTGTAATGTCGATAAGATGATGTCATTTACCCATTAGTTAggttatgaatttcactattgtaaATGATTCTACATACTGTAAAAGTCATATGCTCAATGCATCAACTTTCGATTTCTCATCTATTTGAACTcgggcttttacttacatcaaagtatatatatgagtcacacatacatagtctatCATCCACTtaagattaaggtatgtcacactat
This genomic window from Gossypium raimondii isolate GPD5lz chromosome 10, ASM2569854v1, whole genome shotgun sequence contains:
- the LOC105777456 gene encoding haloacid dehalogenase-like hydrolase domain-containing protein At2g33255 isoform X1 — translated: MIHINRPPKSRNPQSLNPINSLQNPSFSQSRMPSFLSKSFLRLPPKSLLFPMSTVAAAKSRLRGVVFDMDGTLTVPVIDFAAMYKAVLGDVEYKRIKAENPSGIDILHHIESWSPEKQQEAYKIIADFEKQGLDRLQIMPGAAELCGFLDAKKIRRGLITRNVKDAVDLFHQRFGMMFSPALSREFRPYKPSPAPLLHICSTWDVQPNEVMMVGDSLKDDVACGKNAGALTCLLDEKGRYGSQDFANLDLTPDFKVSSLIEVHSLLKSNFDLTP
- the LOC105777456 gene encoding haloacid dehalogenase-like hydrolase domain-containing protein At2g33255 isoform X2, producing MIHINRPPKSRNPQSLNPINSLQNPSFSQSRMPSFLSKSFLRLPPKSLLFPMSTVAAAKSRLRGVVFDMDGTLTVPVIDFAAMYKAVLGDVEYKRIKAENPSGIDILHHIESWSPEKQQEAYKIIADFEKQGLDRLQIMPAELCGFLDAKKIRRGLITRNVKDAVDLFHQRFGMMFSPALSREFRPYKPSPAPLLHICSTWDVQPNEVMMVGDSLKDDVACGKNAGALTCLLDEKGRYGSQDFANLDLTPDFKVSSLIEVHSLLKSNFDLTP